Below is a window of Sulfitobacter sp. BSw21498 DNA.
ACAGCAGCGTCGTGATGACCACAACCCAACGCGCCAGCCCCGAGATACGCTCGGCCGGGGTGGCACCGTCAATCGCCACTTCCTCAAACTTTGGCTGCGGGGCACGCGATGTGTCGGGATCGGTCATAAGTGGGCTCTCTTGTTTGGGGATACGGGCCGGCATTGGGCATAGCAGGAACGGGCCGACACAACGGTCAGCCCGCCCTTAACTTTAGCAAGGTTTAGAAAACGACGGTGAACCCGCCATCTTTCAGCGCCTTGCGGCGTGCCTCGGACCAGGCGGCTTCCCAATCAGAAGGGTTTGCTGCTTTGGTCGCTTCCCACGCAGCCGTCAGCGCTTCTTGGCGTTGCACAAGCTTGTCGTTATGCGCCTGCGCCGTATCGGACCACGCATCTACCTCTTTGAAGTAGCGGATCGCCCCTTCGTGGTAGGGCACCACCCATTCCATGTTCTGTTTGTCCAGCGCCCAGCCACCGATACCGGGGGAATTGCCGTCGTATTTCGGGAACAGCTCTACCATCGCTTTGGTCATGTTATAGACCAGTCCTTCGTCCGTGGCCGCAATCGCGGTCAGCACGGGATAGGCATAGCCGGCCCCCTGATAGCCGTCGGTGCCGTCAATGGTGGCCCCGACCTTGGCTTTGTTGATATTAAAGAAGGGCGCGATCTCTTGCATACGGGCAAAGCCGTCGGTGTCTTCGGGATCAATCGGGGGCCAGAACAGCCCGCGCGGACCGGCCTCGGCCTCATAGGCTTTGCCGGAGTTGGTGGATGCAAAGGCCGCATCGACCTGCCCTTCGATCAGACCGGTCCAGCTGGCACCAAAGCCACCGAAATCAACCCGCTCCACATCGTCCCATGTCAGGCCGCCATAGGCCAGATAGGCTTCGGTGTTCACGTTCAAAGCAGGTGCGCCAACGATATAGGAAACGCGTTTGCCCTTGAGGTCAGCGTAGGTTTCGATCCCCAGATCGCCCGCGACACCGACCGCGAGGTTAATCGCGCCACCGTTGTTCGCCAGCAGCACGCGGATGGGCTGCGGGCCCCAGTTTTCGGCGCCGAAATCAAACACACCTTCCTGCGCCATAAAGCTGCCGCCCACGCCCGTGGCCGAGAATTCAACCCGCCCCTGACGCAGCGGCTCTGTGCGCGACACGTCATTCTTGCCAGGCAGAACCCGCAGGTTGACCCCTGTCGCATCTTGCAGCGCGGCACCAATCGCCACCGCTTGGTTATAGCCCGCAGAACCGGTGTCATAGGCCGTCCAGCTCAGCTGTTTGGGCAGATCAAAATCCTGCGCAGCCGCGATAGAAGCCGTAAGACCAAAGGCCACGACCGTCGTTGTTAATACGTTCATATTTTCCTCCCAGAAAATCCTGCCGCGCAAAACATTCGCGTCTGCGGCAGGGTTAGCGGCCCGTTTTCTTGTGAAACGTGGTTCCGCCCTGTGGAAAAGGATAAGTGCGCAGCTTTCGTCATGTCAACAAAAGACCGCGGGAAAGGCGCTGCCGCGGGGCGTTGTCAATCTGGGGTAGAGAAAAGATGCGCGGCCTCGGGAACCCCCGCCTTATGCGCCGCCTCTGACAACTGCGCCAAAGTGCCCGCATCAAGCGGAATCCCGTTTGCGGTCCGCTCTGCCGTGCTGCGCCGTTCAGGGTCCCCCGGAAACTGCACGCCGGATGTATCAGGTGCCGCCGGCGACGCCTTGACCCAATCGGTATAGCTGTCCACATCCACGCCAAAGCTCTCTGCCAGACCAAAGACATTCGGATCGATCAGGATCGCCATCATGTTATTCACGATCCGGTCCGGCACTTCGCGGGTCGGCGCATAGGCCCCGCCCCCGCTGAACGATCCACCCAAAATATCCCCCAGCAAGGCCAAGCCAAACCCCTTGTGCTGTCCAAACGCCGTCAGCGCCCCACCCGCACCATCAAACACCACCGACGGATCGCGCGTCGCGACACCCTGCGCATCGATCAACGCCCCCTCGGGTGCCGGCTTCCTGCTCAGCTGCGCAACACGTGCCTTGCCCATGGCAATCGTGCTGGTCGCCATATCCAGCACAAACATCGGGTGCTTTTCGGTCGCAGGTATCGCGGTACAATAAGGATTGGTGACAAAACGTGCGTCACTACCGCCAAACGGCGCGACAAGAGGCCGCGAGGACTGAACATTCGCGTACAGAATGCAGATAAAGCCCGCCTCTGCCGCCATGGTGCCCCAATCCCCCAGCCGACCCAGATGAAAGCTGTTGCGCAAGGACAGCACCGCAAAGTGGCTGCTTTGGGCGCGGTCAATCGCAAGCGCCATCGCCTGCTCTGCGATGATATGACCAAAGCCCCGATGGCCGTCCACCAGCAGGAACGGCCCTTTGTCCTGCACCAGTTCAATGTCAGCCAAAGGGTCTAGCTGCCCTGCAAGGATGCCATCCACATACGCAGGGATCATCCCGACACCGTGGCTGTCATGCCCCGCTAAATTGGCGCCAACCAAGCGTGCGGCAACCTTTTCGGCCCTGTCTTTATCTTTACCTGCATGCGCCAGAATTGCCGTCGCAAA
It encodes the following:
- a CDS encoding malate/lactate/ureidoglycolate dehydrogenase, producing MAVDADQLRKFATAILAHAGKDKDRAEKVAARLVGANLAGHDSHGVGMIPAYVDGILAGQLDPLADIELVQDKGPFLLVDGHRGFGHIIAEQAMALAIDRAQSSHFAVLSLRNSFHLGRLGDWGTMAAEAGFICILYANVQSSRPLVAPFGGSDARFVTNPYCTAIPATEKHPMFVLDMATSTIAMGKARVAQLSRKPAPEGALIDAQGVATRDPSVVFDGAGGALTAFGQHKGFGLALLGDILGGSFSGGGAYAPTREVPDRIVNNMMAILIDPNVFGLAESFGVDVDSYTDWVKASPAAPDTSGVQFPGDPERRSTAERTANGIPLDAGTLAQLSEAAHKAGVPEAAHLFSTPD
- a CDS encoding TAXI family TRAP transporter solute-binding subunit → MNVLTTTVVAFGLTASIAAAQDFDLPKQLSWTAYDTGSAGYNQAVAIGAALQDATGVNLRVLPGKNDVSRTEPLRQGRVEFSATGVGGSFMAQEGVFDFGAENWGPQPIRVLLANNGGAINLAVGVAGDLGIETYADLKGKRVSYIVGAPALNVNTEAYLAYGGLTWDDVERVDFGGFGASWTGLIEGQVDAAFASTNSGKAYEAEAGPRGLFWPPIDPEDTDGFARMQEIAPFFNINKAKVGATIDGTDGYQGAGYAYPVLTAIAATDEGLVYNMTKAMVELFPKYDGNSPGIGGWALDKQNMEWVVPYHEGAIRYFKEVDAWSDTAQAHNDKLVQRQEALTAAWEATKAANPSDWEAAWSEARRKALKDGGFTVVF